From a region of the Takifugu flavidus isolate HTHZ2018 chromosome 18, ASM371156v2, whole genome shotgun sequence genome:
- the axin1 gene encoding axin-1 — protein sequence MGTWFMDTGTMSGNRSRLADLGSSFTEDAPRPPVPGEEGELVSSDGRQCGNLCLSSKDEAPAATPRRPDLDLGYEPEGSASPTPPYLKWAESLHSLLDDQDGIHLFRTFLRQEDRADMLDFWFACSGFRKLDSREGSEEKKVKLAKAIYRKYILDNGGIVSRQIKAATKSFIRDCVLKLHVDPAMFEQAQTEIQTLMEGNSYPLFLKSDVYLEYTRTGGESPKPHGDQSSVSGNGADLLGYLPTLNESDEWRCDRGAEERSKGERLARRLLTEAAPQRVARGDSSKDGGGFRPAPWREAAAPHYVNAGYATAPATSANDSEQRSVSSDADSLSLTDSSIDGVPPYRHRKQHRREMQESAKANGRVPLPPIPRPNWIPKDIHVEPERFAAELICRLEGVLREREAGEKLEERLRRVRLEEEGHEVMPIASGLSVHRAPPSASSQHYNPRLVDINNSGPFMRDAHEENPESILDDHVRRVMKTPGCQSPGTGRHSPKSRSPEGLPGTKGSGFGPTVPSCQGKYPTRHAVKGEASHLYHNRHAHYIHHRELAEPEASARLHSCFHYGSKCRSYSDGLGAGFAEHAGNKAGPQFKRAARKGEDVRPYDMPGPAEDVEKNQNILLWLMEGQKEMVQHKRSPYGITAGSTRANDHNGSHLGFVERSGSAHPCVGTQRDNVLPSHPFIQDPTMPPNPAPSPLIQLEEVRRRLEEEKIKSGTLQPKQSYVMEVIQRGRAAVRPALFPPLSVVPAVSDSELSEPEPKGGKKPPWENVTVAYYFCEELIPYRTSVRGRVVTLGQFKELLTKKGNYRYYFKKVSDEFDCGVVFEEVREDDAVLPLFEEKIIGKVEKID from the exons ATGGGCACGTGGTTTATGGACACCGGGACCATGAGCGGGAACAGGAGCCGCCTGGCCGACCTTGGAAGCAGCTTCACTGAGGACGCGCCCAGACCTCCGGTCCCGGGAGAAGAAGGCGAGCTGGTGAGCAGCGACGGACGCCAGTGCGGcaacctctgcctgtcctccaagGATGAGGCGCCCGCGGCCACGCCCAGGCGGCCCGACCTGGATCTGGGTTACGAACCGGAGGGGAGCGCCTCGCCCACGCCCCCGTATCTGAAGTGGGCCGAGTCGCTCCACTCGCTCCTGGACGACCAGGACGGCATCCACCTGTTCAGGACGTTCCTCAGGCAGGAGGACCGCGCGGACATGCTGGACTTCTGGTTCGCTTGCAGCGGCTTCCGCAAACTGGACTCCCGCGAGGGGAGCgaggagaagaaggtgaagctggccaaggccatctacaggaagtacatcctggaCAACGGCGGCATCGTTTCCAGGCAGATCAAAGCCGCCACCAAGTCTTTCATCCGGGACTGCGTCCTGAAGCTGCACGTGGATCCCGCCATGTTTGAGCAGGCTCAGACTGAGATCCAGACGCTGATGGAGGGAAACTCCTACCCCTTATTTCTGAAGTCGGACGTGTATTTGGAGTACACGCGGACGGGGGGGGAGAGCCCGAAGCCGCACGGCGACCAGAGTTCCGTCTCTGGCAACGGGGCGGATCTCCTGGGTTATTTACCCACCTTAAATGAGTCCGATGAATGGAGGTGCGACCGTGGCGCAGAGGAGCGGTCCAAGGGCGAGCGCCTGGCCCGGAGGCTGCTGACGGAGGCGGCGCCGCAGCGGGTCGCCCGCGGCGACAGCTCCAAGGACGGTGGAGGGTTCAG GCCGGCGCCCTGGCGAGAGGCCGCCGCCCCGCACTACGTCAACGCGGGCTACGCCACGGCTCCCGCCACCAGCGCCAACGACAGCGAGCAGCGGAGCGTGTCCAGCGACGCGGACTCGCTCTCCCTCACCGACAGCAGCAT AGACGGCGTTCCGCCCTACAGACACCGTAAACAGCATCGCCGAGAGATGCAGGAAAGTGCCAAAGCCAACGGGCGAGTTCCTCTACCTCCGATCCCA CGCCCGAACTGGATTCCAAAGGACATCCACGTGGAGCCGGAAAGGTTTGCTGCCGAGCTGATCTGCAGGCTGGAGGGCGtcctgagggagagagaggcgggggagaagctggaggagcgtCTGAGGAGAGTGCGGCTG gaggaggagggccaTGAAGTCATGCCCATTGCGTCAGGATTATCCGTTCACCGAGCGCCCCCTAGTGCCTCATCACAGCATTACAACCCCCGCTTGGTCGACATTAATAACAGCGGTCCTTTCATGAGAGACGCTCATGAGGAGAACCCCGAGAGCATCCTGGACGACCACGTCCGTCGAGTCATGAAGACCCCCGGCTGCCAGTCGCCGGGCACCGGCCGTCACTCGCCCAAGTCGCGCTCACCAGAGGGGCTCCCGGGCACCAAGGGGAGCGGGTTTGGGCCGACCGTGCCCTCCTGTCAGGGCAAATATCCAACCAGGCACGCTGTCAAGGGTGAGGCCAGCCACCTGTACCACAACAGACATGCTCACTACATCCACCACAGAGAGCTGGCGGAGCCTGAGGCGTCGGCGCGTTTGCACAGTTGCTTCCATTACGGATCAAAGTGCCGCAGCTACTCCGACGGCCTGGGAGCCGGCTTTgcagagcatgctgg gaATAAAGCAGGTCCACAGTTCAAACGAGCAGCCAGGAAAGGTGAGGACGTTCGGCCCTACGACATGCCAGGACCTGCTGAGGACGTGGAGAAGAACCAGAACATCCTGCTGTGGCTGATGGAGGGACAGAAAGAAATGGTTCAACACAAGAGGAGCCCATATGG GATCACCGCCGGGTCCACGAGAGCCAACGACCACAACGGATCCCACCTCGGCTTTGTTGAGCGGTCGGGATCGGCGCATCCGTGCGTCGGCACGCAGCGGGACAACGTGCTTCCGTCTCACCCTTTCATTCAGGATCCCACCATGCCTCCCAACCCGGCCCCCAGCCCCCtcatccagctggaggaggtgcgccggcggctggaggaggagaagatcaaATCTGGGACTTTACAGCCCAAGCAGAG TTATGTGATGGAGGTCATCCAGAGGGGGCGCGCCGCCGTCAGGCCCGCGCTCTTCCCTCCGCTCAGCGTGGTGCCCGCCGTGTCCGACAGCGAGCTCTCCGAGCCCGA ACCTAAAGGTGGTAAAAAGCCGCCGTGGGAGAACGTCACCGTGGCGTATTACTTCTGCGAGGAATTGATCCCGTACAGGACCTCGGTCCGGGGGAGGGTGGTCACTCTGGGCCAGTTTAAAGAGCTGCTGACAAAGAAAGGAAACTACAG GTATTATTTCAAGAAGGTGAGCGACGAGTTCGACTGCGGGGTCGTGTTCGAGGAGGTGCGCGAGGACGACGCCGTCTTGCCCCTCTTTGAGGAGAAGATCATCGGGAAGGTGGAGAAAATTGACTGA
- the galr2b gene encoding galanin receptor 2b, producing the protein MSDLEDLGKLGGPANVSESYQINPTSVIVSVVFSLIFLLGTVGNSLVLAVLLRSGQVGYNTTNLFILNLSVADFSFIIFCVPFQATIYSLEDWVFGSFMCKVVHFFINLTMYASSFTLAAVSVDRYLAIRYPLRSRELRTPRNAVVAIVIIWGLSLIFAGPYLSYYDLIDYANSTVCIPGWEEEDRKVLDTCTFLFGYIIPVLIVSLSYTRTIKFLWTAVDPLDGMSESKRAKRKVTKMIIIVTVLFCICWLPYHVVILCYLYGDFPFNQTTYAFRLLSHCMAYANSCVNPIVYALVSKHFRKGFKKVFSCILSKNGRNKVHAVHVANTVPGFGPASTEVSQMHEENVRQNECEMINRPRAEPREATVTLNLPFQRQT; encoded by the exons ATGTCCGATTTGGAGGATTTGGGGAAGCTGGGGGGTCCGGCGAACGTGTCGGAGAGCTACCAAATCAACCCCACCAGCGTGATCGTGTCGGTGGTCTTCTCCCTCATCTTCCTGCTGGGCACCGTGGGCAACAGCCTGGTGCTGGCCGTGCTGCTGCGCAGCGGCCAGGTGGGCTACAACACCACCAACCTGTTCATCCTCAACCTGAGCGTGGCCGACTTctccttcatcatcttctgCGTCCCTTTCCAAGCCACCATCTActccctggaggactgggtgtTCGGCTCCTTCATGTGCAAGGTGGTCCACTTCTTCATCAACCTCACCATGTACGCCAGCAGCTTCACGCTCGCCGCCGTCTCCGTGGACAG GTATCTGGCCATTCGTTACCCGCTGCGATCCAGAGAGCTCCGCACCCCGCGCAACGCCGTCGTCGCCATAGTGATCATCTGGGGCCTTTCTCTGATATTTGCCGGCCCGTATTTGAGCTACTACGACCTGATCGATTACGCCAACAGCACCGTCTGCATCCccggctgggaggaggaggaccggaAGGTCCTGGACACCTGCACCTTCCTGTTCGGCTACATCATCCCGGTGCTGATCGTCAGCCTCTCGTACACCCGGACCATCAAGTTCCTGTGGACGGCCGTGGACCCTCTGGACGGCATGTCGGAATCCAAGCGGGCCAAGCGCAAAGTGACCAAAATGATCATCATCGTCACGGTGCTGTTCTGCATCTGCTGGCTGCCCTACCACGTGGTCATCCTCTGCTACCTGTACGGAGACTTCCCCTTTAACCAGACCACCTACGCCTTCAGGCTCCTGTCCCACTGCATGGCCTACGCCAACTCCTGCGTCAACCCCATCGTCTACGCGCTGGTGTCCAAACACTTCCGCAAAGGCTTCAAGAAGGTGTTCAGCTGCATCCTCAGCAAAAACGGGCGGAACAAGGTCCACGCCGTGCACGTCGCCAACACCGTGCCCGGCTTCGGGCCCGCCTCCACCGAGGTGTCGCAGATGCACGAGGAGAACGTGAGACAGAACGAATGCGAGATGATCAACAGGCCGAGGGCGGAGCCAAGAGAGGCCACCGTGACGCTCAATCTGCCCTTCCAGAGGCAGACGTGA